From the Acidicapsa ligni genome, one window contains:
- a CDS encoding NAD(P)H-binding protein has product MKVFILGITGRTGNRIAQLLISQGHAVSGLYRRASDVSRLQDMGIHAVSGDIATIREHDLAKAIAGTDVLVFTAGAGEQDDESMIDAVDYGGVKKSVAALRLAGLSRLLLVSVFPEAAREKCFGGSFEHYMSAKKKADVEVANSGLDWVILRPSSLKDDPGTGRVSLGLANFHTEITRDDLASTVVALLNTPRITKKILELTEGDDPIASAVSAIQLA; this is encoded by the coding sequence ATGAAAGTATTCATCCTTGGAATAACAGGAAGAACCGGCAACCGCATCGCGCAGCTCCTCATCAGCCAGGGGCATGCAGTCTCGGGCCTGTATCGCCGTGCGAGCGACGTTTCCAGGCTACAGGATATGGGAATTCATGCAGTCTCAGGCGATATTGCTACCATCCGTGAGCATGACTTAGCCAAGGCGATTGCAGGCACGGATGTCCTCGTTTTCACCGCAGGCGCGGGAGAGCAGGATGACGAGTCCATGATCGATGCAGTGGACTATGGCGGCGTAAAGAAGTCCGTAGCCGCTCTGCGCCTGGCTGGGCTATCTCGGCTGCTTCTGGTCTCAGTGTTTCCCGAGGCTGCGCGCGAAAAATGCTTTGGAGGCTCCTTCGAACACTATATGTCCGCCAAGAAGAAGGCAGACGTCGAGGTAGCGAACAGCGGCTTGGACTGGGTCATTCTTCGACCGTCGTCCCTCAAGGACGATCCTGGAACCGGACGTGTAAGTCTCGGGCTTGCCAACTTCCACACCGAGATCACGAGAGACGATCTTGCTTCGACCGTGGTTGCACTACTCAACACTCCACGAATAACGAAGAAGATCCTCGAATTGACCGAAGGAGATGATCCAATCGCGAGCGCGGTGTCAGCGATTCAGCTTGCCTGA
- a CDS encoding response regulator — MEDHPVFRAGLRTIISSEEDMELVGQAMDACEALVLYHRELPDITLMDLRLPGQDGVEALASIRKRFRDARIIVLTTSDSDADLQRALHAGAAAYILKNMPNEEIIAVIRTVHERGRYISAQLATRIMDHIGDEQLTTRELEVLGLVRDGYRNKLIADELDIAESTVNSHIKNIMEKLQANDRTHAVTIAVRRGLLQI; from the coding sequence GTGGAGGACCACCCGGTGTTTCGGGCGGGACTGAGAACCATTATTTCGTCTGAAGAGGATATGGAGCTTGTGGGACAAGCGATGGATGCGTGCGAGGCACTGGTGCTCTACCATCGGGAACTTCCTGACATCACCCTTATGGATCTTCGATTACCGGGACAAGATGGTGTTGAAGCTCTCGCGTCAATACGGAAGCGCTTCAGGGACGCCAGGATTATCGTGCTTACAACTTCAGACAGCGACGCCGATCTGCAACGAGCTCTTCACGCCGGCGCGGCTGCCTACATTCTGAAAAACATGCCAAACGAGGAGATCATTGCGGTCATCCGGACGGTACATGAGCGAGGCCGATACATATCGGCGCAATTGGCAACTCGTATCATGGATCACATTGGCGACGAACAACTCACAACCAGGGAGTTGGAAGTACTCGGCCTCGTACGCGATGGCTATCGAAATAAGCTGATCGCAGACGAACTGGATATAGCGGAATCCACTGTCAACTCCCACATCAAGAACATCATGGAAAAGCTACAGGCAAACGATCGTACACATGCTGTAACAATTGCGGTACGTCGTGGTCTTCTTCAGATTTGA
- a CDS encoding sensor histidine kinase, producing the protein MPSVQTRERRNRTVLRHNREISMPRIRQISSEPAEEINIPNGESLEFERSIQSSHLLAFISHDFRHHLAGIYCNVEFMSDPTICPTDRQELLEDVQSAIRNMTDLLDSYLLAARTGKSLHLQLSSLNLLIERSLCSVRSHPDAQGIELLIADGPSVDIKVDGPKLSTAVYNLALNACQALKHCPLPRRVEVALSHNEHFIDIQVEDNGCGVPASVRNRLFQPFVSADKAGGVGLGLSITEQAAFEHGGYLHLKESSPGKTIFVLRLPRFSLEAEIVSETFGVDLKICG; encoded by the coding sequence ATGCCAAGTGTTCAAACGCGGGAAAGACGGAACCGGACTGTGCTTCGCCACAATCGTGAGATCAGTATGCCAAGGATTCGTCAGATAAGCAGCGAACCAGCCGAGGAGATCAATATTCCGAATGGTGAATCCTTGGAGTTTGAGCGATCAATCCAAAGCTCACATTTGCTTGCTTTCATTTCCCACGATTTTCGCCATCATTTGGCTGGCATCTACTGCAACGTTGAGTTTATGAGCGATCCGACGATCTGTCCGACGGACCGCCAGGAACTGCTTGAAGATGTGCAAAGCGCGATCCGCAATATGACCGACTTGTTGGATTCTTATCTTCTTGCTGCTCGAACAGGAAAGTCTTTGCACCTGCAGTTGTCTTCACTCAATTTGCTGATCGAACGTTCACTCTGCTCTGTTCGATCGCACCCGGATGCACAAGGTATTGAACTGCTGATCGCTGATGGTCCGTCCGTTGACATTAAAGTTGACGGTCCGAAACTTAGCACTGCTGTATATAACCTGGCTCTCAATGCATGCCAGGCATTGAAACACTGTCCTTTACCAAGAAGAGTTGAAGTCGCCCTTAGTCACAATGAACATTTCATCGACATCCAGGTTGAGGACAATGGCTGCGGTGTTCCTGCGTCTGTGCGCAACCGACTCTTCCAACCGTTTGTAAGCGCGGATAAAGCAGGCGGCGTGGGGCTCGGCCTGTCAATCACAGAACAAGCCGCGTTTGAGCACGGAGGGTACCTGCATCTGAAGGAGTCCTCACCAGGAAAGACTATTTTTGTTTTGCGTCTTCCGAGATTCTCACTAGAAGCTGAAATCGTGTCAGAGACATTCGGGGTGGATTTAAAGATTTGCGGTTGA
- a CDS encoding cupin domain-containing protein yields MIRAYRLYTGPDGDSHVTVGSVHTDVLVNATSIHFKETAAHSNYDWHNDPVPQYVLTLSGILEFTTKGGETFILEPGDVLLAEDHTGTGHKWKLLNDDPWRRAYVIFQTGADTQFIAD; encoded by the coding sequence ATGATCCGCGCATATCGTCTATATACCGGCCCTGATGGCGACTCGCATGTGACCGTGGGCTCAGTCCATACGGACGTACTGGTGAACGCCACGTCCATCCATTTCAAAGAGACCGCTGCACACTCCAACTACGATTGGCACAATGATCCCGTGCCGCAGTATGTTCTTACACTGAGCGGCATCCTGGAGTTCACGACCAAGGGCGGTGAGACGTTCATCCTCGAACCTGGTGACGTTCTCCTCGCCGAAGACCACACTGGCACCGGACACAAATGGAAATTGCTCAACGATGATCCCTGGCGTCGCGCCTACGTCATCTTCCAGACAGGGGCCGACACCCAGTTCATTGCGGACTGA
- a CDS encoding RNA polymerase sigma factor, which yields MSLTTIIETECIVINFTDVCDERLVAYAKKGNHHAYAELCNRHSKQILGTIQRITRNFEDSEDALQESLMKAYLYLSSFDERSAFSTWLTRIAINSALMMLRKKRRHQTCSLDSASDAEHTNFLEIVEDSEGPEQLCISRDVERRLKSAIRRLSPNLREVVELHQLIDTNVKEIANTLGLTEAATKSRLLRARISLRASMARHARYLPPSELTKLASVRS from the coding sequence ATGTCCCTAACCACTATTATCGAGACAGAATGCATAGTTATCAACTTCACGGATGTATGTGACGAACGGTTGGTGGCATACGCCAAGAAGGGTAATCATCATGCCTATGCTGAACTCTGCAATCGTCACTCCAAGCAGATACTCGGAACGATACAGCGCATAACTCGGAATTTCGAAGACTCAGAAGACGCGCTGCAAGAATCCTTAATGAAGGCGTACTTGTATCTATCAAGCTTCGATGAGCGTTCTGCTTTCTCCACATGGCTCACACGCATTGCGATCAATTCTGCGCTCATGATGCTTCGCAAGAAGAGACGTCATCAGACGTGTAGCTTAGATTCGGCATCGGACGCCGAGCACACTAACTTTCTTGAAATAGTTGAAGACTCCGAAGGCCCGGAACAACTCTGCATTTCAAGAGATGTTGAGAGAAGACTGAAGTCGGCCATTCGCCGATTGTCGCCGAATCTCAGAGAGGTTGTGGAGCTCCACCAGTTGATCGACACGAATGTGAAGGAGATCGCGAACACGCTGGGTCTTACTGAGGCGGCCACGAAGTCCCGCCTCTTGAGAGCGAGAATCTCTCTTCGCGCTTCCATGGCTCGCCATGCTCGATACTTGCCACCGTCTGAACTGACCAAGCTGGCCTCCGTCCGATCCTAA
- the fumC gene encoding class II fumarate hydratase yields the protein MSHVEDTQLKDASYTPGTLLDNGRWRIEFDSMGQVKVPADRLWGAQTQRSLIHFSIGNDRMPIEVYHAYGLVKKAAAIVNERLGHLPKDKAELILKSADEVIAGKLDENFPLYVWQTGSGTQSNMNVNEVISNRCIQMVGGIIGSQAPVHPNDHVNMSQSSNDSFPTAMHIAAVKEIKESLLPKVQSLEAAIAAKAREWQKVVKIGRTHLEDAVPLTVGQEWSGYAMQIHNALARVEASLDGMYQLAAGGTAVGTGLNAPKEFGPEIAQTIAELTGYPFVTAQNKFEAQGSLDAIVAAHAALRGLAVALMKIANDMRWLASGPRCGIGELDLPENEPGSSIMPGKVNPTQCEAIVMICIQVIGDDTAVAFAGSQGNFELNAMRPIIINNFLHSARILADGCEKFLTYSVQGTQVNEKKISEYLRNSLMLVTALSPVIGYDNASKIAHTAHHDGSTLREAAIKTKLIDEATFDKVVNPEAMVGDLTLSLPEDQPAPTRK from the coding sequence ATGTCACACGTAGAAGATACGCAACTCAAAGATGCCAGCTACACACCAGGCACACTTCTGGATAATGGCCGCTGGCGAATCGAATTCGATTCCATGGGGCAGGTAAAGGTTCCGGCAGATCGCCTATGGGGCGCCCAGACCCAACGATCGCTCATCCATTTCTCCATTGGCAACGACCGCATGCCGATTGAGGTCTACCATGCCTACGGTCTCGTCAAAAAGGCAGCAGCAATAGTCAATGAGCGCCTCGGACATCTGCCTAAGGATAAGGCCGAGCTTATTCTCAAGAGTGCCGATGAAGTTATCGCCGGCAAGCTCGATGAGAACTTCCCGCTGTATGTGTGGCAGACCGGCAGCGGCACACAGAGCAACATGAACGTGAACGAAGTGATCTCAAACCGCTGTATCCAAATGGTGGGCGGCATCATCGGATCGCAGGCGCCGGTGCATCCAAACGATCATGTAAACATGTCGCAAAGCTCGAACGACTCGTTCCCGACAGCCATGCATATTGCTGCGGTCAAAGAAATCAAAGAGAGCCTGCTTCCGAAAGTTCAATCTCTCGAAGCAGCAATCGCAGCGAAAGCTCGTGAATGGCAGAAGGTTGTCAAAATCGGACGCACCCACCTCGAAGACGCGGTGCCACTAACCGTCGGGCAGGAATGGTCAGGCTATGCCATGCAGATCCACAACGCGCTCGCTCGTGTTGAAGCATCTCTCGATGGCATGTATCAGCTCGCAGCAGGTGGAACCGCCGTCGGAACCGGACTCAACGCACCCAAGGAGTTTGGACCGGAGATAGCGCAGACCATTGCAGAATTGACCGGCTACCCATTCGTCACAGCTCAGAATAAATTTGAAGCGCAAGGTTCGCTGGACGCAATCGTTGCAGCCCATGCAGCGCTGCGTGGGTTAGCCGTAGCATTGATGAAGATAGCGAATGACATGCGCTGGCTCGCCTCCGGCCCACGCTGCGGCATCGGTGAACTGGACCTGCCGGAAAACGAACCCGGCTCCTCCATCATGCCCGGCAAGGTCAATCCGACCCAGTGCGAAGCCATTGTCATGATCTGCATCCAGGTTATAGGAGATGACACGGCCGTAGCCTTCGCCGGATCGCAAGGCAACTTCGAACTCAATGCGATGCGCCCGATCATCATCAACAACTTCCTGCACTCGGCGCGCATCCTGGCGGACGGATGCGAAAAGTTCTTAACCTATTCCGTTCAGGGCACACAGGTAAACGAAAAGAAGATTTCCGAATATCTGCGCAACTCATTGATGCTCGTCACAGCATTGAGCCCTGTTATCGGCTATGACAATGCTTCAAAGATTGCACACACAGCGCACCACGATGGCAGCACCTTGCGTGAAGCCGCTATCAAAACCAAACTCATCGATGAAGCGACCTTCGATAAGGTAGTCAACCCGGAAGCAATGGTCGGTGACTTGACTCTGAGTCTTCCTGAAGACCAGCCAGCGCCGACCCGGAAATAG